Proteins from a genomic interval of Gadus morhua chromosome 21, gadMor3.0, whole genome shotgun sequence:
- the LOC115534576 gene encoding serine protease 23, which yields MSMMYPLQLLCLLLCMASSSQASETPDEHNVVGDQPVPVVLDLYTETLAPSAFRGHGGPQFDPQHSPEPLLCGIECQSALPPLDQAEQERILGYETLRDNGTRTRTQVSLRGFSHTASRRASREPAPKRGKRQVFGPDGRFVISGSHFITSYPFASAARLSTGCSGVLVSPRHVLTAAHCVHDGRDYLEGVPRLRVGLLQLKTKRGRGGGGGGGGGGGKRRGRGRRPGARGGGQAETVQEENGEEEEEEEEGEGEEDNSVDPVAPDGVRGQGGRRRLSRRRGRRVRAGAPAAGKRQAKEGVAGTDDGGYSRRRRVPRSTALPKRPVFRWSRVKQTHVPAGWIQNDNNNNNNNNNNNNKSNNRSVSADYDYALLELKRPVKQTPMSLGVAPSDQPLTRIHFSGYDLERAPSDGSERVVYRFCSVSQESDDLIYQHCDAQQGASGAGVYVRGRQEVDGGKGKWRRRVIGVFSGHRWVELEGSRQKDFNVAVRITPAKYAQICHWIHGIHGSVGRFEVWGGTVWLEWRT from the exons ATGAG catGATGTACCCCCTGCAACTCCTCTGCCTGCTGCTCTGCATGGCCTCCTCCTCACAGGCCTCTGAAACCCCGGATGAACACAATGTGGTTGGTGACCAGCCCGTCCCGGTGGTGCTGGACCTCTACACAGAGACCCTCGCCCCGTCTGCCTTCAGGGGCCATGGCGGGCCCCAATTTGACCCCCAACACAGCCCGGAGCCGCTTCTATGCGGCATCGAGTGCCAAAGCGCCTTGCCTCCCTTGGACCAGGCCGAGCAAGAGAGGATTCTGGGATACGAGACGCTGCGCGACAACGGCACGCGCACAAGGACCCAGGTCTCTCTACGCGGCTTCAGCCACACCGCCTCACGCCGGGCGTCCCGCGAACCCGCGCCCAAACGCGGCAAACGGCAGGTCTTCGGCCCGGACGGGCGGTTCGTCATCTCCGGCTCCCACTTCATCACCAGCTACCCATTCGCTTCGGCGGCGCGTCTCTCCACGGGCTGCTCCGGCGTCCTGGTCTCCCCCAGGCACGTGCTCACGGCGGCCCACTGCGTCCACGACGGCAGGGACTACCTGGAGGGGGTCCCCCGACTCCGGGTGGGGCTGCTCCAGCTGAAGaccaagagaggaagaggaggaggaggaggaggaggaggaggaggaggaaaaaggagAGGCCGAGGGAGGAGACCGGGGgcacgaggaggaggacaggccGAGACGGTCCAGGAGGagaacggggaggaggaggaggaggaggaagagggcgagggcgaggagGACAACAGCGTGGACCCGGTGGCGCCCGACGGCGTACGGGGGCAGGGCGGGAGAAGGAGGCTCTCCAGACGAAGGGGAAGGAGGGTGAGGGCCGGGGCACCGGCTGCAGGAAAGAGGCAAGCGAAGGAGGGAGTGGCCGGGACGGACGACGGAGGCTACAGCCGTCGGCGGCGCGTGCCCCGCAGCACAGCGCTGCCCAAGCGCCCGGTGTTCCGCTGGTCCAGGGTCAAGCAGACGCACGTTCCCGCCGGTTGGATCCagaatgacaacaacaacaacaacaacaacaacaacaacaacaacaagagcaATAACCGATCGGTGTCGGCCGACTACGACTACGCTCTACTGGAGCTGAAGAGGCCGGTGAAACAGACGCCCATGTCTCTGGGCGTCGCCCCCAGCGACCAGCCCCTGACGCGGATCCACTTCTCGGGCTACGACCTGGAGAGGGCGCCCTCGGACGGGAGCGAGAGAGTGGTGTACCGCTTCTGCAGCGTGTCCCAGGAGTCGGACGACCTCATCTACCAGCACTGCGACGCCCAGCAGGGGGCGTCGGGCGCCGGCGTGTACGTCCGCGGCCGGCAGGAAGTGGACGGCGGGAAGGGGAAGTGGCGGCGGCGGGTGATCGGCGTGTTCTCGGGCCATCGCTGGGTGGAGCTGGAGGGCAGCCGGCAGAAGGACTTCAACGTGGCGGTGAGAATCACGCCGGCCAAGTACGCCCAGATCTGCCACTGGATCCACGGGATCCACGGCTCTGTGGGGCGGtttgaggtgtggggggggacgGTCTGGCTCGAATGGAGAACTTAG